The genomic DNA CCGTTCTGGAAGCTCCAGGTAACCGCGAGCTCGCCGGGCGGGGTCTGCCAGGCCGGCTGGGCCATACGCAGCGCCAAGGGATCGAACAGGCGCGCGGTGAACAGGTCCGGGACGGTCGACCCGGTCACCGTCTCGGCGATGATCCCGCCGAGCAGGTAGCCCGTGTTGGACGACTTCCAGGAGGTCCCGGCCTGAAACTCGACGGGGCCCACGAACTGCATGAGCTCCTCCAGCGTCCACAGGCGCGACAGGTCGGCCACGATGCTGTCGCCGAACCCCACTCCCGAGGTGAAGCTGGCTACGCCGCTGGTGTTCTGGAGTAGCTGCCTGACCGTGACGTCGCCCGGCACGTTGGCGAAGGAGACCCACGTGCCGACCGAGTCGTCCAGCTCCAGCAGGCCGTCGTCTACCAGGTCGAGCACGAGCCCGCTGATCACGGTCTTGGCCACGCTGCCAACGGGCAGCAGCAGGTCGGGGCGCATCACGCTGCTCGAGTCGTTCTGTCCGTAAACGCCCTGCCAGGTCCCCTGCCCCGGGATGATGATCGCGGCCTGCACCCCGACCACCCCATTCGCCGACGATGTGTCCTCGAGCGCCCACTGGAACGCCTCCGCGGATGCGGCGCTCAGCTCGAGCGGGATGGCGTCGACCACGGTGTAGGCGCGGCTCGCGCCCATGCCGTCGACCGTCACCGAGATGTCGGCCGTCCCCTCACCCACTGGCGTGACCATGCCGCTCGCGTCCACGGTGGCGACCGCAGGAGCCGAGCTGGCCCACTCGAGCGCGGTGCGCGTAAAGGGTGCTCCTCCGGCGTCGAAGCCGGACGCCGTGAAGCGCGAGCGCACGCCCACCGCGAACACCGTGTCGGGCCCGACGATGGCCACCGAGTCGAGCGCCTGCGCGACGGTCAGCTCGAGCGTCTCGGTTTCGCTCAGCACGGAGGCTCTCACCAGCGCGCTGCCGTTGCCGGTCGCGCTCACCACGCCGGCGTCGTCGACGCGGAAGACGCTGCCGTCGGTGACCGACCAGGTGACCGTCCCGTCCGCGCCGGCGGCGAGGCCGGTCACGTTGGCCTCGATCTGGACGGTCTCGCCCAGGAAGGTGAGGGTCGTGGCCGCGGCGGACAGGGTGATGACCGGCACCGAACCGCCGCCGGGGCCTCCGGGGCCGGCCGGGTCGTCTCCGCCGCAGGCGGGAGCGGCGGCGGACAGCAGCAGCGTGAGAATCGCGGTCATCGGTGGTGCGCGCATGAAGGCTCCGTCACGGGCAGGTGCGTGATGCTCGCCCCTACCCTCACCCGCGCGCGCCCACGCGTCCATGAACGCGATCTGAGGAACCGCGGACGCCTTGGGACTGGCCGCGCAAGACCTTTGGCCGTCTAAACTTGTCGGGTTTCTGAGGGCAAACTGAGGAGGCCCGGGAACGTGGCGGAGCGCCGGCGGCCGCGCCTCAGGGCCCGACGCGGGCCATGGTCTCGGCGAGCCGGCCCTCGGCCGGCGCGGCCAGGTACTCACGCAGGGGGGCCCACACCGGATCCGAGCGCAGGCCCTTCACGGTGAGCGTCGAAGGCCTGGCAAGCTGCTCGGCCACGAGCGCCGCGGCGCGCTCGAAGTCCCCGATCGAGGTAAAGATCTCCGCCGCGATGACGCGCAGATAGGACGCGGTCAGCGCGTCGCCTTGCGCGGGGAACTCCTCGAGGATGCGGTTGGCCTGGCGCCGCGCCCTGCGGACGTCCCCCGCCCCGGCGTACGCCAGGCCCAGGATTCCCTGAACGGTCGGGACACCGTCCCACGCACCGGGCCCGTGCGCCCGGGGCGCCAGCTCCTCTACCAGCCTCGCGTACTCGGTGCGCGCCTCGTCGGCGCGGCCCGAGGACGCCAGCAGCCACGCCCTGCCGAGCCGGACGATGGTGCTACCCGAGTTCGCGTCGATCCCCTCCCAATCGCTCGACGGCCCCAGCATCCTGGCCAGTTCGCGGATCGAGAGCGCGAGCTCCGTGGGACTGCCGTGGCCCGCTCGGGCGGCCTCCTCCAGGATCGCGCGGGCGCCGTTCGGGTCGCCGCCGAGCCGCGCGTGCATCAACGCCCGCCGCAAGTACGCGGGCAGGTGCTCCGGGTCGAGGGCGATGGCCTTTCGATACAGCGCGTCGGCCCGGTCGAAGTCCCTGAGGCGCTCGTGGTTCAGGGCCAGCGCCCAGGTGGCCGGTACCGAGAAGGGGTCGAGCTCCAGGACGCGGCCGAACGCGCGATTGGACTCCAGCCAGCGCCCGAGCCGACGGTAGGCGCCGCCCAGCGCCAGGTGCACCCGGGGCTCGCCCGGCAGGAGGTCGCGCGCCGTCTCCAGCGAGTACAGAGCCTCGTCGAAGCGTCGGTCGAAGTGCTGGGACCGGCCCAGGGCCAGCCACGCCTCCCCCGAGTGCGGGGTCCGCTCGATCGCGGCGCGCGCCGCCGTGCCCGCCTCCGCGATCAACGCCGGATCGCGCTCCCTCCAGCCGCGCTCGGCGCGAGTCCCGGCCAGATACGCGCGCGCATTGGCGAAAGTCGGATCCAACTGAATCGCACGCGTGAGCAGCCTGTCCGCCTCACGCAGCGAGCCCTCTCCCTCCCCCTGGAGGAGCACCGTGGCGCGCACGTAGGCGGTCCACGCCTCTGGCACGACCGTTCCGGGGTCGACCAGCGGGTCCGCCACGGCGCGCAATCCCGCGCCGCTCCGGAGGCCTTCGTTCGCATCCGCGTCGGTCAACGTGCCGCGCGCCGTTACGCCCACGAGAAAGGCTCCCGCGATCACCGCGGCCGTGCGCCAGCGGCGGGAGCCGAGCGTCCGCGGCGCCGACCGCGCGTGCCGGT from Gemmatimonadota bacterium includes the following:
- a CDS encoding serine hydrolase gives rise to the protein MRAPPMTAILTLLLSAAAPACGGDDPAGPGGPGGGSVPVITLSAAATTLTFLGETVQIEANVTGLAAGADGTVTWSVTDGSVFRVDDAGVVSATGNGSALVRASVLSETETLELTVAQALDSVAIVGPDTVFAVGVRSRFTASGFDAGGAPFTRTALEWASSAPAVATVDASGMVTPVGEGTADISVTVDGMGASRAYTVVDAIPLELSAASAEAFQWALEDTSSANGVVGVQAAIIIPGQGTWQGVYGQNDSSSVMRPDLLLPVGSVAKTVISGLVLDLVDDGLLELDDSVGTWVSFANVPGDVTVRQLLQNTSGVASFTSGVGFGDSIVADLSRLWTLEELMQFVGPVEFQAGTSWKSSNTGYLLGGIIAETVTGSTVPDLFTARLFDPLALRMAQPAWQTPPGELAVTWSFQNGQIVNFTDLFVGPAFHSSGGPLDVVMDAESLARWGAALFGDFLSPAVRAEMLTDVPDDGGIPGQVAAGVGIRKYNYLGRTSWGHSGNQGNGSAFLLWDETTGITIALTYNLNGAGHGASHFRLIQVLLGLALQAM
- a CDS encoding winged helix-turn-helix domain-containing protein; amino-acid sequence: MSRPLPTGNVVRFGPFEFHPASQSLWRDGNPVPLPPLPSSVLSHLLEHPGRIVTRAELREACWGGHRVGFDDRLNTCVRALRTALDDDARSPGYIVTQRGRGYRFVGDVTAAAWDSARDRHARSAPRTLGSRRWRTAAVIAGAFLVGVTARGTLTDADANEGLRSGAGLRAVADPLVDPGTVVPEAWTAYVRATVLLQGEGEGSLREADRLLTRAIQLDPTFANARAYLAGTRAERGWRERDPALIAEAGTAARAAIERTPHSGEAWLALGRSQHFDRRFDEALYSLETARDLLPGEPRVHLALGGAYRRLGRWLESNRAFGRVLELDPFSVPATWALALNHERLRDFDRADALYRKAIALDPEHLPAYLRRALMHARLGGDPNGARAILEEAARAGHGSPTELALSIRELARMLGPSSDWEGIDANSGSTIVRLGRAWLLASSGRADEARTEYARLVEELAPRAHGPGAWDGVPTVQGILGLAYAGAGDVRRARRQANRILEEFPAQGDALTASYLRVIAAEIFTSIGDFERAAALVAEQLARPSTLTVKGLRSDPVWAPLREYLAAPAEGRLAETMARVGP